Sequence from the Magallana gigas chromosome 4, xbMagGiga1.1, whole genome shotgun sequence genome:
GATTTTCGCTGATAGACTCAcccatctgaattttttctgCATCACTAACTCGCTGATAGACACTCAGACTCTGTACGGACTTGTGTCCAGTGACAGACATTACTTGTGAGGGTCCATACATACACTTGGACAGAATGGATGCTCCAGTTGCTCTTATGGAATGGTTTGTATATACTTTTGACAAGTTAGTAGCCTTGCTCAAGGAGCTGAGAAAACTCCTCAATTTCTTTTCACCAACAGGGACATTACAAAACCACACTGCATCAGATTCGAGAAAACTCTCTTTTGGTCGCTGCCATAGCCTGTAAAAGGGAACATTTCTAACTCAAAACAAGATACACATAAATTTTCagtcataaaaattaatatattttgtgtcAATCAAAATTACCTGTCACATTCTGGATGGAGCTTTGATAGGTACATCTCGAAGGACAAAACTGGACAGTAGATTGATCCTaccaataaatataacaaatacatacaaatattgatagatttttaaataagaatttataagtatgataagattttctctatgactcaattcttttaaaaaatagagtagACACAGTTAAAAGCAAAACAAACCTTTAATTTCTGGCATAATTCCAGAAGAAGTTTCTTTGTCCAAACGATGGTTTTTAGTTAATTCATCAACGACTTTTTTCACGACTTTTCGACCAGTGTCCTCGTCAGTTTCAACTCGGAACATATTTTTGGTCATGTTATGCATGTTTTCATTCCCCCGCCTGCAGAAAAACATTCGGATGTCAAACTGCACTTTATTGAAGAGACCCTGTGGTGTATTGATAGACAGATGCATACTTGTATACAATGATTTCAAGTCGGTGTCTGAGATAATAGGATGGTGAACCACGTCTCCCTTCCCCATTCTTTTGGCTTCGGCTAAAACAGCCTTAAAACAAGTGTTGCTATCGGTAAACGAGGAATCCTTCACTATATCCACTTTTCTGTTGAAAGGGGGTGACTTCAAATATCTGTTTATGCCATGGCGAATTGTCTCCAGGGAATTTACTTTGTAATGTGACCCATCTTCTCTACGTAGATCCATGTAGAAATGACCTAGCATCTCGTCTAATTTCACGTTGTCAAAGTCTTGAAAGTTCTCATTTTCGCCTTTTACTTTCAAGTATTCCTTAAAAACTTTAGCCGCTCCTTTGTTTACCTGTAAAGTTTTGCTACTGTTCAATTTTAATCGCTTTTCCTGTTTTTCCTCTGCAGTGCTTAGCACAAATCTGGATGCCATTCTACACGAACGCAGCAGACACAACAATATGTGACGTcaattcaaagggcaactactctaatttaaaaataattccaaagggcaacaactcaaaatatattaagaacTTACGGAACACGGtttctgtattaaataatatgaaatgtcgagatgagtaagcgaagcgtcgaccaatgacggccatattgcctactATTAATCCTCACGGAgcctacatagagatatatgaggcaatcacgtgccatgtttaaaccaatgaaaatgtgacatttcagtccgagggaaaacaaatatatatatatatatatatatatatatatatatatatatatatatatatatatatacgcatCTTAGAGGATTCTAACATTCTGAAATGACTATCTCTCTGTATAAAGACataatgatttattcattttcttccGCTAAATCATAGTCTTTTGTACGTT
This genomic interval carries:
- the LOC117687409 gene encoding uncharacterized protein KIAA1958-like; protein product: MASRFVLSTAEEKQEKRLKLNSSKTLQVNKGAAKVFKEYLKVKGENENFQDFDNVKLDEMLGHFYMDLRREDGSHYKVNSLETIRHGINRYLKSPPFNRKVDIVKDSSFTDSNTCFKAVLAEAKRMGKGDVVHHPIISDTDLKSLYTSMHLSINTPQGLFNKVQFDIRMFFCRRGNENMHNMTKNMFRVETDEDTGRKVVKKVVDELTKNHRLDKETSSGIMPEIKGSIYCPVLSFEMYLSKLHPECDRLWQRPKESFLESDAVWFCNVPVGEKKLRSFLSSLSKATNLSKVYTNHSIRATGASILSKCMYGPSQVMSVTGHKSVQSLSVYQRVSDAEKIQMGESISENLAPTSSLPMLPSTKRHAIMANSSSSSTVCETQIVECDLSGWQIDQLFTDFETQSPVEEKRPFRPICFSNCTVNIGNINVNTK